In Helianthus annuus cultivar XRQ/B chromosome 8, HanXRQr2.0-SUNRISE, whole genome shotgun sequence, a single genomic region encodes these proteins:
- the LOC110913816 gene encoding N66 matrix protein-like, with product MVTSAKPQTITQAVTLAVSLTEDCVRMEKLSLNPTEKTETHAESSGDKKRKHSNLNQATSNNKGSNNKKRATNPPRETKTFAAANESGAKKYQGTLPKCNRCGFHHVGNCRVGKCENFGKSGHRTEDCWGKGIGGRNGNGNRNGNGNRNGAGNGNDGGNGNGNNNRIGNEAGRNQGCFRCGSNEHFMRDCPKKDNAQIFIISQNHPPNFTLSLPLSALPKPPPSPPHNHHIHPSLNIFQV from the exons ATGGTGACTTCAGCCAAACCCCAAACAATCActcaggctgtaactctggctgtcagccttactgaagactgTGTTCGTATGGAGAAACTATCACTGAACCCGACAGAGAAGACCGAGACAcatgctgagtcgtccggtgacaagaagagGAAGCATTCGAATCTGAATCAAGCAACTAGCAACAACAAGGGTTCAAACAACAAGAAGCGTGCCACTAACCCACCTAGGGAGACAAAAACCTTCGCAGCTGCAAACGAGTCTGGGGCTAAGAAGTAtcagggcactctgcccaagtgtaacCGCTGTGGTTTTCATCATGTGGGAAATTGTCGTGTTGGGAAGTGCGAGAACTTCGGAAAGTCAGGCCATCGTACCGAAGATTGTTGGGGTAAAGGTATTGGAGGCCGCAATGGCAATGGTAATAggaacgggaatggaaaccgTAACGGTGCTGGTAATGGGAAcgatggcggaaatggaaatggcAACAATAACCGAATTGGAAATGAAGctgggcgaaaccaaggatgcttcagatGTGGAAGCAATGAACATTTCATGAGAGACTGCCCAAAGaaagacaatgctcag ATATTCATCATTTCCCAAAATCACCCTCCCaacttcactctctctctcccacTTTCGGCTCTCCccaaaccgccaccatcaccaccacataaCCACCATATTCATCCATCTTTGAACATCTTTCAAGTGTAG